A stretch of Elgaria multicarinata webbii isolate HBS135686 ecotype San Diego chromosome 5, rElgMul1.1.pri, whole genome shotgun sequence DNA encodes these proteins:
- the ACAT1 gene encoding acetyl-CoA acetyltransferase, mitochondrial, giving the protein MLGGLQVPRTLRALTYARRGYSSQRGLNEVVIVSAVRTPIGSFQGSLFSQPATKLGSIAIKGAIERAGIPTQEVKEVYMGNVIQAGQGQAPARQATLGAGLPVSTPCTTVNKVCASGMKSIMMAAQSLMCGSQDVMVAGGMESMSNVPYTMVRGATPYGGVKLEDLIVKDGLTDVYNKIHMGNCAENTAKKFSISRDDQDAFAIKSYTKSKEGWASGVFAKEIVPVTVSQKGKPDTEVKEDEEYKRVDFAKVPKLKAVFQKENGTVTAANASTLNDGAAALVLMTSEAAKRLNAKPLARVVAFADAAVDPIDFPIAPAHAVPKILNQTGLKKEDIKMWEINEAFSVVVLANIKMLDIDPEKVNIHGGAVSLGHPIGMSGARIVVHMAHALKQGEHGLAGICNGGGGASAILIQKL; this is encoded by the exons ATGTTGGGTGGACTGCAGGTGCCGAGGACGCTTCGG gCGCTAACATATGCAAGGCGGGGTTATTCATCTCAGCGTGGTTTAAAT GAGGTAGTCATTGTAAGTGCTGTCCGGACACCCATTGGATCTTTCCAAGGATCCCTTTTCTCACAACCAGCCACTAAACTTGGTTCCATTGCAATTAAAGGAGCAATAGAAAGAGCAG GTATCCCTACACAAGAAGTGAAAGAGGTATACATGGGTAATGTTATCCAGGCTGGGCAAGGACAAGCTCCGGCAAGACAAGCAACCCTTGGTGCAG GTTTACCAGTTTCTACTCCTTGCACAACTGTCAACAAAGTTTGTGCTTCTGGAATGAAATCTATTATGATGGCAGCACAGAGCCTGATGTGTGGGAGTCAG GATGTGATGGtggctggtggaatggagagCATGTCTAATGTACCCTATACAATGGTCAGAGGAGCAACGCCTTATGGAGGAGTAAAGCTTGAAGACTTAATTGTAAAAGATGGCTTGACAGATGTTTACAACAAAATCCACATG GGTAATTGTGCTGAAAATACTGCTAAGAAGTTTTCTATATCCCGGGACGATCAAGATGCATTTGCTATAAAATCTTATACAAAAAGCAAAGAAGGTTGGGCCTCTGGAGTTTTTGCAAAGGAAATTGTACCTGTTACTGTTTCTCAGAAAG GGAAACCAGACACAGAGGTCAAAGAAGACGAGGAATACAAGCGTGTTGACTTTGCTAAAGTTCCAAAGctgaaggcagtctttcaaaaagaaaatg GAACAGTAACTGCTGCCAATGCCAGTACCCTGAATGATGGAGCAGCTGCTTTGGTTCTGATGACATCAGAAGCAGCCAAGCGACTGAATGCTAAACCATTGGCTAGGGTAGTAG CTTTTGCGGATGCTGCTGTTGATCCTATTGACTTCCCGATTGCACCAGCACATGCTGTTCCTAAG ATACTTAATCAGACAGGACTCAAAAAGGAAGATATTAAAATGTGGGAAATCAATGAAGCATTCAGTGTTGTGGTCCTAGCAAATATTAAAATGCTAGATATTGATCCGGAGAAGGTGAACATTCACGGAGGAGCGGTCTCTTTGGGACATCCAATTGG gatgTCTGGAGCAAGAATTGTTGTTCACATGGCTCATGCATTGAAGCAGGGAGAACACGGCCTTGCTGGAAtttgcaatggaggaggaggagcgtctGCAATACTGATCCAAAAGTTGTAG